One part of the Marichromatium purpuratum 984 genome encodes these proteins:
- a CDS encoding Smr/MutS family protein, producing MKRQIEQADVELFLQTVGEVTRLEVETPPPSERRRPSPVPRPREPELDDPEPIAGLSEANLETPEYLLFSRPGVQRRVLGELQRGAIEVGLEVDLHGLNATYAKALLGDFLAECGHRRIRCARIIHGKGYRSSGNQPVLKQKLNYWLRLYDQVLAFCSATRRDGGTGALYVLLRNPDKSRRQQRR from the coding sequence ATGAAGAGACAGATCGAGCAAGCCGATGTGGAGCTGTTCCTGCAGACGGTCGGCGAGGTCACCCGGCTGGAGGTCGAGACACCACCACCGAGCGAGCGGCGTCGACCGTCACCCGTCCCGCGCCCGCGCGAACCCGAACTCGACGACCCGGAACCCATCGCGGGCCTCTCCGAGGCCAATCTCGAGACCCCGGAGTACCTGCTGTTCTCGCGTCCCGGAGTCCAGCGCCGGGTACTCGGGGAGCTGCAACGCGGCGCCATCGAGGTCGGGCTTGAGGTCGACCTGCATGGCCTCAACGCCACCTACGCCAAGGCGCTGCTCGGTGACTTCCTTGCCGAGTGCGGACATCGCCGGATCCGTTGCGCGCGCATCATCCACGGTAAGGGCTACCGTTCATCGGGCAATCAGCCGGTGCTCAAGCAGAAGCTCAACTACTGGCTGCGGCTCTACGATCAGGTCCTCGCCTTCTGCTCGGCGACGCGACGCGACGGCGGCACCGGCGCGCTCTACGTGCTGCTGCGCAATCCCGACAAGTCGCGTCGTCAGCAACGCCGCTGA
- the surE gene encoding 5'/3'-nucleotidase SurE: MKILVSNDDGYQSPGLVALAEGLRALGTVHVVAPERDRSGASNSLTLDVPLRVRRRPNGYMSVDGTPTDCVHLALTGLPEIEPDIVVAGINHGPNLGDDVIYSGTVAAATEGRFLGLPAIAVSSAVHAPRHLDSAARVVVELVSRLRERPLEPNLILNVNVPDLPYESLAGFRATRLGQRHKAEPVVAAQDPRGRTIYWVGPAGPEQDAGVGTDFHAVRNGFVSITPLQIDLTRYSALETLDQWLDGERR; the protein is encoded by the coding sequence ATGAAGATCCTGGTCAGCAACGATGATGGTTATCAGTCACCCGGACTGGTGGCATTGGCCGAGGGACTGCGTGCGCTCGGCACCGTGCACGTGGTGGCGCCCGAACGCGATCGCAGTGGCGCCAGCAATTCGCTGACGCTCGATGTCCCGCTGCGCGTCAGACGCCGCCCCAACGGCTACATGAGTGTCGACGGTACACCGACCGACTGTGTGCACCTGGCGCTCACCGGATTGCCCGAGATCGAACCCGATATCGTGGTTGCCGGGATCAACCACGGCCCCAACCTGGGGGACGATGTGATCTATTCCGGCACCGTCGCCGCGGCGACCGAGGGACGTTTCCTCGGACTACCGGCGATCGCGGTGTCGAGCGCGGTGCATGCGCCGCGTCATCTCGACAGCGCCGCGCGGGTCGTCGTCGAGCTGGTGTCGCGACTGCGCGAACGGCCGCTCGAGCCGAACCTGATCCTCAACGTCAATGTGCCGGACCTGCCCTATGAGTCGCTCGCCGGCTTTCGCGCGACGCGGCTGGGACAGCGTCACAAGGCCGAGCCGGTGGTCGCTGCGCAGGACCCGCGCGGGCGGACCATCTACTGGGTGGGGCCGGCCGGGCCGGAGCAGGACGCGGGGGTCGGCACCGACTTCCATGCCGTGCGCAATGGTTTCGTCTCGATCACGCCGCTGCAGATCGACCTGACCCGATACAGTGCGCTCGAGACCCTTGATCAATGGCTGGATGGCGAGCGCCGTTGA